One Eleginops maclovinus isolate JMC-PN-2008 ecotype Puerto Natales chromosome 22, JC_Emac_rtc_rv5, whole genome shotgun sequence DNA segment encodes these proteins:
- the LOC134858581 gene encoding sorbin and SH3 domain-containing protein 1 isoform X2, protein MKGSPDLIPAADLDPSRVCKGKGVVTLRATLIHIDEEGCISREPNIITAPSDWTGQINGDSSKAGLAEGGRNIIADLPPVNNTQCQANSPESIKENQTPSSTDIQNCVTSPSSSVYPCTSTVNPTIVLLQHNREQQKHLSHFEDPTPERDKSPDPGRDSVSPDDMDWKRLRLSLHSPDFSPVNKPIVPVRNTEKSKDWYKTMFKQIHKIPEAIEENPYRPTYIFPENYDIQMNPKDDCPTPFGYLEDVRAVPRSKSDAEVDSRGRSMPVPTRSSSLKPSAKRNEWEPPDKKVDTRKYRAEPKSIFEYEPGKSSVLKLERTTQDVNPEDVNVENEPWYRFFSEMEFEKGSAPSFSPLETASDLQQYSSSKSGHSEVEKDGGSSSSEPGAPECDRHVYKSVLEGGDIPLQGLRALNKRQASCSSSKVDYKGGNGYIISPCSSVNSRSVLASNAIGNQCKSMKPLSAAKACIPQILPSKFKPKLLPPSGDSQESRTKAVRHPKAHSCEELYTGPCDTDFSGAEERESRPYADSNSDRFRNVSPSIRRSASEFSSLYKSMHHIQRPTSAGCSPSSSVRNLASLFEKSKAEGGERSEADIPREAVSSRVSKFEMIIQRSSSAPSRSSSLPTLHSGHSPDHSPALLFMASAVSAESLLVADATQMDRCTPVEAEGKRYEKDASSPGGTSSQEGHARSESPSEAEVEQILSKAPELIYHHESKSPSLQLLASPQHNHLHHPHQHHQLLKPSKCKGSCPASYTRFTTILRHERQQATSHKERPPSVEKKTTLPGNLLLMGPTPFRLRKNLQSHQSRRTLLATKVTASNQRPSTLSPEPRPLIPQRLSSLEVLERLGNGEGSPMDRLSNGQGLDANGNLLQLPAAHRRDSSPVLGESQDEVMRRRHGDKEKILEEQRRLKREQEEADTASRRHTGIVPTHHQFITNERFGDLLNITDNTEKRKSGVERTPAMARFDFRAETLKELPFQKGDIIFIIRQVDQNWYEGEHHGRVGIFPQSYVELLPPTEKAQPKKSAQVQVLEYGEALARFNFNGDTVVEMSFRKGERITLIRRVDENWYEGKISGTNRQGIFPVTYVEVNRRPRVKNGVEYLDPPVSQSPQRSLNASPQLYRNRLTTSPLPLPRSPRRSVSPGVHAISSEWISLTVGGGSPPAAPTPPLPPLPTVSYRCGEYLPPPFSASPVPLISGSPYGISPMASPSASPLPPPYPPRPNSTTPFLTFTPPQGEDFLRFRPSMSPCGGPVLEGWLRGEKELTDGEGAEGDRRNSPAEFVRNEAEHHGRSSRSPVMLFDIQDNNNVNSFAEAVCNEIMNIAETSVRYCSNLSHHPHDSVHRLHPHPSKQSLIISQQPLSHSSSPEPNRLSCGIFQALYSYVPQNEDELELHEGDLVSVMEKCDDGWFVGTSKRTKQFGTFPGNYVKEVKL, encoded by the exons ATGAAAGGCTCTCCTGACCTGATTCCTGCCGCAG ATTTGGACCCCAGCAGAGTGTGCAAAGGGAAAGGAGTGGTGACTCTTAGGGCCACCCTGATCCACATCGATGAAGAGGGCTGCATCAGCCGAGAGCCAAACATCATCACAGCACCAA GTGACTGGACAGGCCAGATTAATGGAGACAGCTCTAAAGCAGGTTTGGCAGAGGGAGGCAGAAACATCATAGCTGATTTACCACCTGTAAACAACACTCAGTGCCAG GCCAATTCACCTGAGAGCATCAAAGAAAACCAGACTCCGTCATCCACTGATATCCAGAACTGTGTCACGTCTCCGTCCAGCTCTGTCTACCCCTGCACCAGCACAGTTAACCCCACCATAGTCCTGCTGCAACACAACAGAG AGCAACAAAAGCATCTTTCTCATTTTGAAG ACCCAACCCCAGAGAGGGACAAAAGCCCTGATCCGGGGAGGGACTCGGTCAGTCCGGATGATATGGACTGGAAGAGGCTGCGGCTGTCTCTGCACTCCCCCGACTTCAGCCCTGTCAACAAGCCCATTGTGCCAGTTCGG AACACAGAAAAGTCCAAAGACTGGTACAAGACAATGTTCAAACAGATCCACAAAATACCTG AGGCTATTGAGGAAAACCCTTACCGCCCCACCTACATTTTCCCCGAGAACTATGACATTCAGATGAATCCGAAAG ATGATTGTCCCACTCCCTTTGGTTACTTGGAAGATG TGAGAGCGGTCCCGCGCTCTAAGAGTGACGCCGAGGTGGATTCAAGAGGCCGCTCGATGCCCGTGCCAACGCGCTCCTCTTCCCTCAAACCCTCTGCCAAAAG GAACGAGTGGGAGCCCCCGGATAAAAAGGTAGACACCAGGAAGTATCGCGCCGAGCCCAAGAGCATCTTCGAGTACGAGCCGGGGAAATCGTCGGTGCTGAAGCTGGAGAGAACG ACTCAGGATGTAAATCCAGAAGATGTAAATGTAGAGAATGAGCCTTGGTATAGATTCTTTTCAGAGATGGAGTTTGAAAAAGGG AGTGCCCCCTCTTTCAGCCCCCTGGAAACAGCCTCCGACCTGCAGCAGTA CTCCTCGAGCAAGTCTGGACACAGCGAGGTGGAGAAGGACGGAGGATCATCCTCGAGTGAGCCTGGGGCTCCAGAATGCGACCGCCATGTTTACAAGAGTGTCCTGGAGGGCGGCGACATCCCCTTACAAGGTCTACGGGCCCTAAACAAGCGCCAAGCGAGCTGCTCCTCCTCTAAAG TGGATTATAAAGGTGGGAATGGCTATATTATTTCACCCTGCTCCTCTGTAAATAGTCGATCGGTTCTTGCCAGTAATGCAATAGGTAACCAGTGTAAGAGTATGAAGCCTCTTTCTGCTGCCAAAGCCTGCATACCCCAAATCCTGCCCTCTAAATTCAAGCCCAAGCTGCTGCCGCCCAGTGGTGACAGTCAGGAGAGCAGGACTAAAGCTGTCCGCCACCCAAAGGCCCACAGCTGTGAGGAGCTGTACACGGGGCCCTGTGACACAGACTTTTCCGGAGCAGAGGAAAGGGAGAGCAGGCCTTATGCAGACTCCAACTCAGACCGCTTCAGGAATGTTTCCCCCTCAATCAGGAGGAGCGCTTCGGAGTTCTCCAGCCTGTACAAGAGCATGCACCACATCCAGCGGCCCACCTCGGCCggctgcagccccagcagcagCGTCCGCAACCTGGCCTCTCTTTTCGAGAAGTCAAAAGCCGAGGGGGGGGAAAGGTCAGAGGCGGACATTCCGCGGGAGGCAGTGTCGTCACGGGTCAGCAAGTTTGAAATGATCATCCAGCGGTCCAGCTCCGCACCCAGCCGCTCCTCCTCACTGCCCACCCTGCACTCCGGCCACAGCCCCGACCACAGCCCCGCCCTCCTCTTCATGGCCTCTGCAGTGTCAGCGGAGTCCCTTTTGGTAGCTGACGCCACCCAGATGGACCGCTGCACCCCAGTGGAGGCAGAGGGCAAGAGATATGAGAAGGATGCCTCTTCACCCGGCGGCACCTCCTCACAGGAAGGACATGCCAGGAGTGAGTCGCCCTCTGAGGCAGAGGTGGAGCAGATCCTCAGTAAAGCCCCAGAACTGATCTACCACCATGAATCAAAGAGTCCCTCCTTGCAGCTTCTAGCCTCTCCGCAACACAACCACCTCCACCACCCTCACCAACACCATCAGCTGCTCAAACCCAGCAAATGCAAAGGCTCTTGCCCCGCCTCCTACACCCGCTTCACAACCATCCTTAGGCACGAGCGGCAGCAAGCCACCAGCCACAAGGAGAGGCCGCCCTCTGTGGAGAAGAAGACCACGCTGCCCGGGAACCTCCTCCTCATGGGCCCCACTCCCTTCCGGTTACGGAAAAACCTGCAGTCCCACCAAAGCCGCAGGACCCTGTTAGCCACCAAGGTGACAGCGAGCAACCAAAGGCCTAGCACTTTGTCCCCCGAGCCCAGGCCCCTGATCCCCCAGCGCCTGTCCTCCCTGGAGGTCCTGGAGAGGCTGGGAAATGGGGAGGGGAGCCCCATGGACCGTCTGAGTAACGGGCAGGGCTTGGACGCCAACGGGAACCTCCTGCAGCTGCCGGCCGCTCACCGCAGAG acTCGTCCCCAGTTCTCGGGGAGAGCCAGGATGAAGTAATGCGGAGGCGCCATGGAGACAAAGAG AAAATCTTGGAGGAGCAGCGGCGGCTGAAGCGGGAACAGGAAGAGGCTGACACGGCGTCGAGACGACACACAGGCATTGTCCCGACGCACCACCAGTTCATCACCAACGAGCGCTTCGGAGATCTGCTCAACATCACAGATAACACGGAGAAGAGGAAATCAGGCGTAGAG AGAACTCCGGCTATGGCTCGCTTCGACTTCAGAGCCGAAACCCTAAA GGAGTTACCTTTTCAGAAGGGagacatcatcttcatcatacGACAGGTGGATCAGAACTGGTATGAAGGGGAGCACCACGGAAGAGTTGGCATTTTCCCCCAGAGTTATGTAGAG ctcctccccccCACAGAGAAAGCCCAGCCAAAGAAAAGCGCCCAGGTGCAGGTTCTGGAATACGGAGAGGCTCTCGCACGCTTCAACTTCAACGGGGACACGGTGGTGGAGATGTCTTTCAGAAAG GGGGAGAGGATCACGCTGATTCGCAGGGTTGATGAAAACTGGTATGAAGGTAAAATCTCAGGCACCAACCGCCAGGGCATCTTCCCCGTCACATACGTAGAGGTGAACAGACGACCCCGCGTCAAAAACGGCGTGGAGTACCTGGACCCCCCGGTCAGCCAGTCGCCACAGCGCAGCCTGAATGCTTCCCCTCAG CTGTACCGTAACCGTCTGACCACCTCCCCCCTGCCCCTCCCTCGCTCCCCCCGCCGCTCCGTGTCCCCTGGGGTCCACGCTATCTCCTCTGAGTGGATCTCCCTGACGGTGGGAGGCGGGAGCCCCCCCGCCGCACCCACCCCTCCCCTGCCGCCACTGCCCACCGTGTCCTACCGCTGCGGCGAGTACCTGCCCCCGCCCTTCTCCGCCAGCCCCGTGCCCCTCATCAGCGGCAGCCCATACGGTATCTCACCCATGGCCTCCCCATCCGCCTCCCCTCTACCCCCGCCTTACCCGCCCAGACCAAACTCAACCACTCCCTTCCTCACGTTCACCCCGCCTCAGGGGGAGGACTTCCTGCGCTTTCGCCCCAGCATGAGCCCCTGCGGAGGGCCGGTGCTGGAGGGCTGGTTGAGGGGGGAGAAGGAGTTGACAGATGGGGAAGGCGCAGAGGGGGACAGGCGAAATAGCCCTGCAGAG tttGTGAGGAATGAGGCTGAACATCATGGACGCAGCTCCAGAAGCCCTGTGATGCTGTTCGACATCCAAGACAACAACAACGTTAACTCGTTTGCG